CCGTAAGCCGGATCCTTGAGCGCGGGGAAGGCGTCCTTGGGCAGCTTGCCGATGGCGGCCATCACCAGGCCGACCACCGGCAGCAGGCCGGCAATGGCCAGACCCAGCTGCGGGATGAACTCTTCCTGGTAGTTGAGGTCCTCGTCCCGGACGTTGAGCAGCATGATGACGAAAACGATCAGCGCGATGATGGCCCCGGCGTAGACCAGGATCTGGAGGATCGCGATGAGCTGCGCCGTCAGCAGGGCGTAGAGCCCGGAGAGGGCCATGAACGAGACGACCATCGAAAGGGCCGCGGGGAGGGGATGGCGCCGGGTGATGGTGACGAAACCGCCGAGGACCATCACCGTGGCCAAGATATAGAACAGGATGGTGGATAGCATGGAAGGGGGTGGCTCCTACTTCGGTGCGGCTAGTCCGGCATGCCTTGCGGCTTGACGGCCA
Above is a window of bacterium DNA encoding:
- a CDS encoding NADH-quinone oxidoreductase subunit J, which translates into the protein MLSTILFYILATVMVLGGFVTITRRHPLPAALSMVVSFMALSGLYALLTAQLIAILQILVYAGAIIALIVFVIMLLNVRDEDLNYQEEFIPQLGLAIAGLLPVVGLVMAAIGKLPKDAFPALKDPAYGSIELVGLFLYQNYIFIFEMVAILLTVAMVGVVLLAKRRI